From the Sphingobacteruim zhuxiongii genome, the window AACAAGGTTCGTGAGGTATTGAACACACATGTACCCAATTATTCACAGGTCGTTATTCTGGTTAATTCACCATATTATGGAGGTTCGGGCGGGGAATTTGCAACAGCCACAGTAAACTTCGATAGCAATGATATCGCGGTTCATGAAATTGGACATTCCTTTACGAATTTAGCCGATGAGTATTGGGCGGGAAATATGTATGCTGTTGAGGGACCTAATCGTACACAAGTTGCTGATCCGGAAAAAGTTGCATGGAAGCATTGGATTGGGACGAATGGGGTTGGGGTTTACAGTTATGGGGGCAAAGGTTCTCGCGCTAACTGGTTTCGCCCGCACGAGTTCTGTAAGATGCAATACCTCGTGGCGCCGTTTTGTAATGTCTGTCAAGAAGCCATTGTGCATCGCGTGCATGAAATTGCAAATCCGATCGCTGGTACCAGACCAGATAGTGTGGTCGACGCAGAAAATAAAGAGAGTTATAAATTTGCCTTGAAACTCCTCAAACCTATACCGAATACGCTCAAGACAACCTGGTATTTAAATGAGGAAACCATTGCGCACAACTTAGATTCTATTAATATTAACTCCGGACGCTTTGCTAAAGGGCTGAATAAACTGCGTGTTGAAGTGCAGGATACGACGACCTTAGTGCGTCATCCGGAATATTTACAAAAGAAATACGAACATCATTGGTCTATTAATATTGCGGCGGACAGCCTACTAAAAGCGCCAATATCGACTTGGGGCGATACTTTAGAAACCTGTTACAACGGCTTTCAAGCACTCTCTGTTAAAAATCCAGAGGTGGGAGTGAGTTACCGTTGGTATGCAAAGCCCGATGGTAACTCAATTATAGGCGAAACGCATAATTACGTAACTCCAAGATTGAAGAAAGATCAGACTTATTATGTTTCCGCTATATATCAAGGGCAAGAATCAGCGCGTACTGCCATTCATGTCACGGTATTAAAGCCGATTATTATCAAGGAAAAAGTAAAGTTGAATGATAAAGATGGCGACTTAGTACTTACGATTGAGGGAAAATTGGATAAGCGATACAATTACCTATGGTTTGATGAAGCCGGGAAACGCTTATTGAACAAAGGCGGTCGAATTTCTAGTTCTATGCGGACAGACGATAATAAAGGAGAGTTACGCTTAGATGCTAATTTTGCAGGTACTAAGGTGTTTCTACAAAAAGTAGACGTAGAAACCACTTGTGTTAGTGAGCTTAAGGAAATCAAGATTAAATAATCCTCGAAAGGGCTCAATATCCTTGTCTTGAGGAATATAACCGTTCGAGAACTAGCAACTTTGATCAATGATTTTAGCTGTGTGAACTAGCGACTTGCATAGCATTACTCATTGATTTGAGAAAATCACCTGATTTACGGAAAGCCGTATTTCTTTGTGATGCTAATTGAATAAGTTTGATCCGAATCTTAAATAGGAATAGTAACGAACGGCTTTTGAGATAAAATAATTTTTCTTTCTAATGGGGTAAGTAGGTAAGGAGAGTCGCGACTCGAACTTATCTACTTTTATTATTTAAAGCGAGTATAAAAATGGGGATGTCTACTCTGTCTAATCTATTTTAAAAATAGAAATGGATCATACCGAAAGTTTGGGGGGTAAAGATTTTTAAGCATACAATTTCATCACTCTGTACAGGAAGAATGTTGTGTCCCTTACGCCACGGAAGACGCTTCTGAAAGCTTTGAGTTTTGCATTGAAGGATTCTGCGGAAGCATTGGTACTTCTATTGTCGAAGTAGTGTAGGATGTATTGATGATGCGCTGCAATGGATTTTGCCACGCTCTCAAAGGAAGCAATACCCGCATTCTCAACCTGATTGTTCCATAGGCCTAGCTTGGTAAATGCTACCTTTTTGTCCTTGCATTTGTTGAAGATGTCCCCTAAGGCAATTCCAAGATCATAAGCCTGTTTTAGCTTGGGGAACCGCAGGAATAATAATTCAGCACGATGTTTCTGGCTTTCCGACCATCGGCTTGGATGCTTGAACAATAGGTGTCTGGATCTAGCCAACAGCTGTTTGAGCGTATCACCATTTGGCAACAATTCCGGTTCATACGGGATCCCTCGCTTTCGTGATTCCATTATTTTCTTGCTTTCTGCATCCAAGACTTCCCAACGATACTTGATACGGAGTTCCTGCACGGCATCGAAAGCTAACTTTTGGACATGGAACCGATCGACCACACGTCTGGCATTTCTGAAACATCTACGGATTGCCTTGGCCATGTTGGGAGCCATATCCATGGTCACCTCCTTTACCTTATTCCTCGAGCGCAAGGGTATTCGCTCGAGAACAGCCATGATATCCTCAGCCTTGGTACCCTTTATAGTTGCTAAAATCGTTCCTTTACGCCCTTTTGCCGATTTACTGCTAACAATGGTATATAATTCACCGTTGCTGAAGCTGGTCTCATCAATGCTCAGGTGTTCCGATATGTTTTCAGGGAACAATGTCCAGCTCTCGGCATGAGGCTTTTGGTCCCAATCATGGAAATCACTGAGGTGGTTCTTGTATTGATCCTGTAGTTGTTTGCCGTCCATCTGGAAGAACAGACCTACCAATTGGGCGCTTACAGGGTAGCTATCCAAATATCTTCTTTAAAAAAAGCCCGAATTCCGTAGTCATTCGAGCGCCCTCACGCACTAGGTTCCAATCTCTTGTGATGATATCTC encodes:
- a CDS encoding M64 family metallopeptidase; this translates as MKIIYSLLGFLVFFLIQTNELHAQQFKIDTIQYQGADHNTVNLVILGDGYTKDELTHFLEDAQRFSDFFFKTEPFAQYKNLFNVFAIETISAESGAVHECTAKDCPHVEHGRTDLPPRFNEFPRRIAVPESHPKTIFGSSFDNFGIHRLVIPQNQNKVREVLNTHVPNYSQVVILVNSPYYGGSGGEFATATVNFDSNDIAVHEIGHSFTNLADEYWAGNMYAVEGPNRTQVADPEKVAWKHWIGTNGVGVYSYGGKGSRANWFRPHEFCKMQYLVAPFCNVCQEAIVHRVHEIANPIAGTRPDSVVDAENKESYKFALKLLKPIPNTLKTTWYLNEETIAHNLDSININSGRFAKGLNKLRVEVQDTTTLVRHPEYLQKKYEHHWSINIAADSLLKAPISTWGDTLETCYNGFQALSVKNPEVGVSYRWYAKPDGNSIIGETHNYVTPRLKKDQTYYVSAIYQGQESARTAIHVTVLKPIIIKEKVKLNDKDGDLVLTIEGKLDKRYNYLWFDEAGKRLLNKGGRISSSMRTDDNKGELRLDANFAGTKVFLQKVDVETTCVSELKEIKIK
- a CDS encoding ISAon1 family transposase; translation: MDGKQLQDQYKNHLSDFHDWDQKPHAESWTLFPENISEHLSIDETSFSNGELYTIVSSKSAKGRKGTILATIKGTKAEDIMAVLERIPLRSRNKVKEVTMDMAPNMAKAIRRCFRNARRVVDRFHVQKLAFDAVQELRIKYRWEVLDAESKKIMESRKRGIPYEPELLPNGDTLKQLLARSRHLLFKHPSRWSESQKHRAELLFLRFPKLKQAYDLGIALGDIFNKCKDKKVAFTKLGLWNNQVENAGIASFESVAKSIAAHHQYILHYFDNRSTNASAESFNAKLKAFRSVFRGVRDTTFFLYRVMKLYA